CGAAAACAGGACGGTGATCTTGGTTCCAAAAGCATTATTATTCTCCAAATCTGGTCATGGTTCTATGTCTGATCACATGCATGTTGTGCTTCTGGAGATGATTGGTGATGCATATGCTAGGATCATCAGTGCTGGCCTATGCCTGTCATGATCTGCCTTGTTTTATCACCCCGTTCGGTCCTTGGGGTGAATGGTCTCTGTGGGCTTGATGTTTGACggtattattatttattctttGTGCATCTGACTTCTGAATATTAACATTATTGGTTTGGGTAAGTTAACAAGGCCTGGTTGGCCACTCTAGAAAGTTGGGATCCAATTGTCAGGACAATAATCAGGTTTTGTCGGTGTACCTGAAAGAATAGTTGTAATTTGTCAAAGGGGCTGGTGCTCTTGTGTGCTAGTACAAGACAACCAAGCAAGCAAGTATAGCTCAGAGACAACCTCCATTAATGATTATTTTGCATTCATACATGTCGTTTTCCTGTCTCCTCATTCTTCATttttcatccatccatccagcaATCTTGTTCTGCATGGCCACAGGTGAGCTTCCATCTAGGTGATTTGATTAACTctccattgatgaatgtaaGCAGCTAATCTCTACTGTTTCTGGGCACTGTTGTCTGCCTGATTGTCCATGTTATTTATGTGCAAGATGATGGCGTTGGCATGCACACTTGACACTGGCATTGTGTGACAGTGTGATGAGTGGTTTCCTCTCCATGTTTGCTGGGTAGCCTGTGGTTGAGATCATGTGCACGGTGGCAGTTTTGGCCATTAAAGTGCCGGCGGCCATGGCTGCATGTGGGGAGGAGGGTGATCTGGCATGCATGCCCAccggagaaagaaaaaggctttctctgaattctgaacctctctctctctctctctctctctctctcaaaaatCTCAATCATTTGTGCAGGCTTTTGATTTCACGCCTTTTGCCAGAGTAGCAACGCAGAAAAACGTCATGGATCTTTCCATAGATTACCTGCCATGCTATCATCATCTTACTCTTTTCTCATGTGGTCCAAAGTGAAGTTTGAATGAAGAAGATTGTAGAATTCttcccccctttttttttttgggtttagaAGTCTCGTCAGGTTTCCTAAAGCTAGGGCAGAAACTGCAATTCATCCGGCGGCTTGGTGAAGCAGTGAAAAAGCAGTAGTGAGTGGCTTGGTGACACTGATTGCACTGATGCCTTTTGATAGTGTACTGAATCTTGAAAGGACCATGGCTCCAATTCTCCCAACTTACTACTTGTGTAGTACTTCGATGACATTGATCGCAGTGATGGCGAAAGTCATGCAAACGCCTTTGGAGAGTGAGGCAGACTTGGGCAGAAGAGCACCTCTTAACATCCATCCCATGGGTGCTTGAACTACACTGATAGAAAATGTTGGGAAATCATGACCCTCTAATCTACTCCTACAATTAACAATTTCCTCTCAAAACCAAAATGTGCAGCTGAATTGGACGTCTGCTTTAGCATGACGTTTTTCAATAGCAACCTCTCGTCCCCTCCCACGAGATAGGAGACATtgagtaataaataatatcatcTGTGGCATTTCACTTTCATGTTACGTGTGGAGGGCGTTTGGTCCACAGTGCTGTGCCCAAAATTTCGGAGTATTTTAGCAGCGTAAGCTAGCTTATTAAACAAAGTGGCATGCCTGAGATGAGATCAAGATCACGACACAAACAAGCATTACTAGTCAACAAAGGAATACGTAACGAATGGATTAGAAGGGATTGAGCCTTTGAAGGGGACgttctgcaaaaaaaattgtaagttACGAAACAAGCGTTCATGGCAGCAGCAGATGAGCACGGAGCGCCGACAGCGACGCCCACCGGGATATTTCAATGCGAAACGGCGTCAACATCACATGGTGTTGCATCCTCGCACATGGTTGGCAGATTAATAAGTTGTGGCTCGttagttttagaaatttataagATTAATCATGATACAGATAATTAAATTTCTGAATTTCATAGGACTAAAGTgtaattaaacttaaaaataatttaactaacataaaactaaatgatgcatagatataaatattatgataccgtagcgttagcacgggtATATTGCCAGCACTTCTAGGGCTCCAAGAGAGCGTAGAATATTGACAGCATATCTCATGAATccctcaagaaaaaaaaaatatattcgcTGTAACATCAAGCAAGCAAGGGTTCACTTCAGTTCAGCTCAGGCACGTGCAGTGCCTCAAAGCTAGTGGATACCGAGCTGTTCCTTCATGTGCTGTTTGCTCTACAATCTAGATGCGCCTCCATTTATCAATCTCCTTTGATGTCGCTTTGATCAGTTTCCTTGTGCTCTCTATCATCTCATCGAATAGGATATCAAACTGTTCACTGcaagaattttataaacataattcaTGAATATGAGATAACATGTGGTGATCAATCATTTATGAAGGAACAGTGTGCTAGAAACAGTTGAATGCTTAACCACAGATAGCTAGTCCTCTACACATTCAACCTAAAGCTCCCATAAAAAAGTAGGCCTAACCCTTTCGATATCTCCAATAACAACAGACAAGAATATTAAATTCCATCTGTGATGTAAGAATCTTAGACAATAGAAACTGAAGTCCAGTGTATAGAGATTACTTACTCGTAAGGAAGGTTTCTGGAATTCTGGAGTGATCTCCTGATGTTTGAATATCTTCCATTCTCATCATATGCAATTCCTTTTCCAAAACCATATCCAAAACCAATTCCTATCCCACACCCAGCACCAGCTCCCAATCCCAACTGCAAACCAGGGAATCCGGCCCCAATTCCGGCACCTGTTCAGCCACAAAGAAGTGAGGGGAACTGGGAACAGAAAAAGATCACGGAACTACAGGAGATCAAACAATGCCAATGATCAGCATATGcaaaatcatatattcatatgagATTTAGTTTTCAGAGTTCCTGCCTACATAGATTGTTCTTTGCagttgttctttttttaatatttgcgAGGATAACATCTTCTACTGAAATTTTGAAACAACTAGTAATAGATTTATTACAGTAAGAGGAACAGTTTAACCTTCAGTGCAGGTGCACATGCACTGGTTTTCTTATCAGCAATGAGCAAAACGTATAGGATGCATACTATTCCAAATCTCAGCTATACAAACTGATATGCAATCAAATATCTATTGCAGAGACATCAAGCTTCGATGTGAATACTCTGCAAGCTTACTTTACTACTGTTAAAAATAGAGGTCGTGTAAATGATGTAATTAATCAAGTATTGAATGCTGAAAGAAACTGCTCTTAAGAGGGCAATAGGGGTATAGTTTTCTGACAATGGGAGGTCATATGAGTCATTGTCTCGTTTTCAGGTTAGACGACTACATATTGTGCCATCAGAAGTATACCATCGgtatatcaaaattatatcTTCCCATTCATGATAGCCTTGTGGCTCTTGACGAGTGAATTGTCAACAGTACCCCTTATCATACTATGGTTTGACCACAACATCCTCGTTAAGCA
This is a stretch of genomic DNA from Oryza brachyantha chromosome 1, ObraRS2, whole genome shotgun sequence. It encodes these proteins:
- the LOC102701496 gene encoding keratin, type II cytoskeletal 5-like, producing MAFGGRRGSSRWGLPVVRSEALGKLGPSLGIGAGCGVGVGFGLIGGAGIGAGFPGLQLGLGAGAGCGIGIGFGYGFGKGIAYDENGRYSNIRRSLQNSRNLPYDEQFDILFDEMIESTRKLIKATSKEIDKWRRI